A genomic region of Alicyclobacillus sp. SO9 contains the following coding sequences:
- a CDS encoding methyl-accepting chemotaxis protein, which translates to MARLRRILGFFYARGGLSLAQKLIYSFIALNVVLIGLGGIGIINLRMTQQMTHSIVASRLAPLESLTQIQDRLRNIQLDLYQIKLTSSVSQQVNYQSDIQKIETQIDKNLGVLSKTSIASTDQRQWSTFANDLSNSTVAIYNDFSNLRAKSSVKLTSTKSVSQTLSDLNKLIAFETHAANQTVSHAHNVYVRALFISLIVIAAALLLSVLLAIFTLRATLRPVRMITSEMKRIAQNSGDLTKRLQIRSRDEFGQLADSFNEMIGSIQNIVRTISDSTDQMAATSQELVATSGEVTSISVQIAERTQGISSGAASQQKATQDAMNMVTSMNEHIQTLRRNAEQVSTSSAGSKSTVERGHKAIKETSTQITTAANSINTLSEQVDSLGGQVEQINSIVNLISGIADQSNLLALNASVEAARAGENGRSFAVVANEMRKMSQNSKDAALQIQKIAQHIQAEMSSVLTQMHNSKKTMDTGLETMDTSAVSFNEIAIHVDGVHHQIEEALSEITELAASATNVNKSVAEVLTIAEGFSRSTEEVAAATEEQSATMEEAAAGIEHITQHAESLTVLIGEFTY; encoded by the coding sequence ATCGGAATTATCAATCTCAGGATGACCCAACAAATGACTCATTCTATCGTAGCAAGTCGTCTCGCACCGCTTGAATCATTAACGCAAATACAAGACAGGCTGCGAAACATACAGTTGGATCTGTATCAAATTAAACTGACTAGTTCTGTGAGTCAACAGGTGAACTACCAGTCAGATATCCAGAAAATAGAGACCCAAATTGATAAGAATCTAGGGGTACTCTCTAAGACAAGTATAGCGAGCACAGACCAGCGCCAGTGGAGCACTTTTGCCAACGACTTAAGTAATTCTACCGTAGCGATTTACAATGACTTCAGCAATCTTAGGGCCAAAAGTTCAGTCAAGCTGACGTCGACGAAGAGCGTCAGTCAAACGCTGTCTGATCTCAACAAGCTCATTGCCTTTGAAACGCATGCCGCGAACCAAACTGTAAGTCACGCGCACAACGTCTACGTCAGGGCACTTTTTATCTCGTTAATTGTCATTGCAGCAGCCTTGCTGTTAAGTGTACTCTTGGCGATTTTTACTCTCAGAGCTACGCTGCGACCTGTCCGAATGATAACTTCAGAAATGAAACGAATTGCACAAAACTCGGGGGATTTAACAAAAAGACTGCAAATTCGTTCCAGAGATGAATTTGGTCAATTGGCGGATTCTTTCAATGAGATGATTGGAAGCATTCAAAACATCGTCAGAACCATTTCGGACAGCACCGACCAAATGGCAGCAACTTCACAGGAACTTGTTGCTACATCAGGAGAAGTAACCAGTATTTCTGTTCAAATTGCTGAGCGAACTCAAGGTATCTCTTCCGGCGCAGCCTCGCAACAAAAAGCAACACAAGACGCCATGAATATGGTTACAAGTATGAACGAGCATATTCAAACACTTCGTAGGAATGCCGAGCAAGTGTCGACTTCGTCCGCCGGCTCCAAATCCACCGTCGAGCGCGGTCACAAGGCTATTAAGGAGACCTCTACACAAATCACAACGGCTGCCAATTCCATTAACACACTGAGTGAACAAGTCGACTCTTTGGGAGGACAAGTGGAACAAATCAATTCCATTGTCAATCTCATCAGCGGCATCGCAGATCAAAGCAACCTTCTGGCCTTAAATGCATCTGTTGAAGCTGCGAGGGCAGGAGAGAACGGTCGCAGTTTTGCAGTAGTGGCAAACGAAATGCGTAAGATGTCACAGAACTCCAAAGATGCAGCCTTGCAAATTCAAAAAATAGCACAGCACATTCAGGCGGAAATGAGCAGTGTTTTAACGCAAATGCACAACAGTAAAAAAACTATGGACACTGGGCTAGAAACCATGGACACCTCTGCAGTTTCGTTTAACGAAATTGCAATTCACGTCGATGGGGTTCATCACCAGATTGAAGAAGCTTTGAGTGAAATCACCGAACTAGCTGCAAGTGCTACAAACGTCAATAAGTCGGTAGCAGAAGTATTGACAATTGCTGAAGGTTTCTCGCGCAGTACAGAAGAGGTAGCAGCGGCAACAGAGGAACAATCGGCAACAATGGAGGAAGCTGCCGCAGGCATCGAGCACATCACTCAGCATGCGGAATCCTTAACCGTACTAATTGGAGAATTCACTTACTAA
- a CDS encoding GH1 family beta-glucosidase → MGQALAFPENFLWGTATASYQIEGGTWEDGRGESIWDRFARIPGNVHNAETGDVACNHYYKYNEDLDLLTSLGIKSYRFSIAWPRLFPEKGKFESRGLDFYKRLIEGLEKRGIEPVATIYHWDLPQWIQEQGGWTNRDTIQHYLEYARVLFETFGNRVARWITHNEPWCVSFLGYGHGIHAPGVKDWNAAVKAAHHLLLSHGEAVKMFRGLNLTTQIGITLNLNDEYPASNSEEDLRAADRFDMYQNRWFLDPLFAGHYPHFQQNTVFDEFVSDWGFIQSSDLETISQPIDFLGINNYTGGPVKADKNTPIVQAVHSETDRPKTDMGWDIYPEGLYRVLKRVQSDYTGALPLYITENGAAFSDTVIKGRVPDDNRINYLQRYFEAAHRFIQEGGPLRGYYVWSLMDNYEWAFGYSKRFGLVHVDYETQERTLKASAYWYRNVIRCNALDAN, encoded by the coding sequence ATGGGCCAAGCACTGGCGTTTCCTGAAAATTTTCTTTGGGGCACTGCGACGGCATCATACCAAATTGAAGGGGGTACTTGGGAAGACGGTCGCGGAGAGAGTATTTGGGACCGATTCGCGCGGATTCCGGGCAATGTTCATAACGCTGAGACTGGGGACGTAGCCTGCAACCATTACTATAAATATAACGAAGATTTAGACTTGTTGACATCACTTGGCATAAAGAGTTATCGCTTTTCCATTGCTTGGCCCCGCTTATTTCCCGAGAAAGGGAAGTTCGAGAGCCGTGGCTTAGACTTCTACAAGCGATTGATAGAAGGGCTGGAGAAACGCGGTATTGAACCGGTAGCTACTATTTACCACTGGGATTTACCCCAGTGGATTCAAGAACAAGGAGGATGGACCAATCGTGATACGATTCAACATTATTTGGAGTATGCGCGTGTTCTGTTTGAGACTTTTGGCAACCGAGTTGCTCGGTGGATCACGCACAATGAACCGTGGTGCGTATCTTTTCTGGGCTATGGACACGGAATTCACGCTCCTGGTGTAAAGGATTGGAATGCTGCTGTGAAAGCAGCACACCACCTGCTTTTGTCTCACGGAGAAGCCGTTAAAATGTTTCGTGGATTGAATTTGACGACCCAAATTGGGATCACACTCAATCTGAATGATGAGTATCCGGCATCAAATTCCGAAGAAGATTTGAGGGCTGCTGATAGATTTGACATGTACCAAAATCGTTGGTTTCTTGACCCTCTCTTTGCTGGGCACTACCCGCATTTTCAGCAAAATACCGTGTTCGACGAGTTTGTTTCTGATTGGGGGTTTATTCAGAGCAGTGATTTGGAAACCATATCACAGCCAATTGACTTTCTCGGGATTAACAATTACACAGGGGGCCCAGTCAAGGCAGACAAAAACACACCGATTGTCCAGGCAGTGCACTCCGAAACAGACCGGCCCAAAACAGATATGGGATGGGATATTTATCCGGAGGGGCTGTACCGCGTGCTGAAGAGAGTCCAGTCTGATTATACCGGGGCTCTTCCACTGTACATCACAGAAAATGGGGCAGCTTTTTCCGATACCGTCATTAAAGGACGTGTACCGGATGACAACCGTATAAACTATCTTCAGCGGTATTTTGAAGCCGCCCATCGTTTTATTCAAGAGGGCGGTCCATTACGCGGGTATTATGTGTGGTCTCTGATGGATAACTATGAATGGGCTTTTGGTTACTCAAAGCGCTTTGGCCTCGTTCATGTGGATTACGAGACCCAGGAGAGAACCCTCAAGGCTAGTGCGTATTGGTATCGGAATGTCATTCGTTGCAATGCACTTGATGCGAATTGA